A part of Pungitius pungitius chromosome 15, fPunPun2.1, whole genome shotgun sequence genomic DNA contains:
- the rnf2 gene encoding E3 ubiquitin-protein ligase RING2 isoform X2: MTQTIQTNGVQPLSKTWELSLYELQRTPQEAITDGLEIAVSPRSLHSELMCPICLDMLKNTMTTKECLHRFCADCIITALRSGNKECPTCRKKLVSKRSLRPDPNFDALISKIYPSRDEYEAHQERVLARISKHNNQQALSHSIEEGLKIQAMTRLQRGKRHTVENGSGAEDNGDSSHCSNASVHSNQEAGPSIKRTKTSDDSGLDMDNAAENGGGDSVIEGGASEIELVFRPHPTLMDKDDGHNSVEFVPRYIKTSGNATVDHLSKYLAVRLALEELRRNAEASPVNVEAASEKQYTIYIPTAGNQFTVLNGSFSLELVSEKYWKVNKPMELYFAPTKEHK; the protein is encoded by the exons ATGACTCAGACCATTCAGACCAATGGGGTTCAGCCCCTCAGTAAGACCTGGGAGCTGAGTCTGTACGAGCTCCAGAGAACTCCACAG GAGGCGATAACAGATGGACTGGAAATCGCAGTGTCGCCCCGGTCTTTGCACAGCGAACTCATGTGTCCGATCTGTCTGGACATGTTGAAGAACACAATGACAACCAAAGAGTGTCTGCATCGCTTCTGCGCTGATTGTATCATCACAGCTTTAAGATCTGG TAATAAAGAGTGTCCTACCTGTCGTAAGAAGTTGGTATCCAAGAGATCGCTGCGTCCAGACCCCAACTTTGATGCTCTGATTA GCAAGATCTATCCCAGCCGTGACGAGTACGAAGCCCACCAAGAGAGAGTCTTGGCTCGCATCAGCAAACACAACAACCAGCAAGCCCTGTCCCACAGCATAGAGGAGGGGCTGAAGATCCAGGCAATGACCAG ACTGCAGCGTGGTAAGAGACACACGGTGGAGAATGGTAGCGGAGCGGAGGACAATGGAGACTCCTCCCACTGTAGCAACGCTTCTGTCCACAgcaaccag GAGGCCGGTCCAAGCATCAAGCGCACTAAGACGAGTGATGACAGCGGTTTGGACATGGACAACGCTGCAGAGAACGGGGGCGGGGACTCTGTGATCGAAGGTGGTGCCAGCGAAATCGAGCTGGTGTTCAGGCCACACCCTACCCTGATGGACAAGGATGATGGTCACAACAG CGTGGAGTTCGTCCCCCGCTACATCAAGACGTCTGGCAACGCCACAGTGGATCACCTGTCCAAATACCTGGCTGTCAGGCtggctctggaggagctgaggagaaaCGCAGAAGCCAGTCCTGTTAACGTGGAGGCAGCTTCAGAGAAGCAGTACACCATCTACATACCCACTGCTGGGAACCAGTTcact GTTCTGAACGGCTCCTTCTCCCTCGAGCTTGTCAGCGAAAAGTACTGGAAGGTGAACAAACCCATGGAGCTCTACTTTGCTCCAACTAAAGAACacaagtag
- the rnf2 gene encoding E3 ubiquitin-protein ligase RING2 isoform X1 — translation MTQTIQTNGVQPLSKTWELSLYELQRTPQAQEAITDGLEIAVSPRSLHSELMCPICLDMLKNTMTTKECLHRFCADCIITALRSGNKECPTCRKKLVSKRSLRPDPNFDALISKIYPSRDEYEAHQERVLARISKHNNQQALSHSIEEGLKIQAMTRLQRGKRHTVENGSGAEDNGDSSHCSNASVHSNQEAGPSIKRTKTSDDSGLDMDNAAENGGGDSVIEGGASEIELVFRPHPTLMDKDDGHNSVEFVPRYIKTSGNATVDHLSKYLAVRLALEELRRNAEASPVNVEAASEKQYTIYIPTAGNQFTVLNGSFSLELVSEKYWKVNKPMELYFAPTKEHK, via the exons ATGACTCAGACCATTCAGACCAATGGGGTTCAGCCCCTCAGTAAGACCTGGGAGCTGAGTCTGTACGAGCTCCAGAGAACTCCACAGG CACAGGAGGCGATAACAGATGGACTGGAAATCGCAGTGTCGCCCCGGTCTTTGCACAGCGAACTCATGTGTCCGATCTGTCTGGACATGTTGAAGAACACAATGACAACCAAAGAGTGTCTGCATCGCTTCTGCGCTGATTGTATCATCACAGCTTTAAGATCTGG TAATAAAGAGTGTCCTACCTGTCGTAAGAAGTTGGTATCCAAGAGATCGCTGCGTCCAGACCCCAACTTTGATGCTCTGATTA GCAAGATCTATCCCAGCCGTGACGAGTACGAAGCCCACCAAGAGAGAGTCTTGGCTCGCATCAGCAAACACAACAACCAGCAAGCCCTGTCCCACAGCATAGAGGAGGGGCTGAAGATCCAGGCAATGACCAG ACTGCAGCGTGGTAAGAGACACACGGTGGAGAATGGTAGCGGAGCGGAGGACAATGGAGACTCCTCCCACTGTAGCAACGCTTCTGTCCACAgcaaccag GAGGCCGGTCCAAGCATCAAGCGCACTAAGACGAGTGATGACAGCGGTTTGGACATGGACAACGCTGCAGAGAACGGGGGCGGGGACTCTGTGATCGAAGGTGGTGCCAGCGAAATCGAGCTGGTGTTCAGGCCACACCCTACCCTGATGGACAAGGATGATGGTCACAACAG CGTGGAGTTCGTCCCCCGCTACATCAAGACGTCTGGCAACGCCACAGTGGATCACCTGTCCAAATACCTGGCTGTCAGGCtggctctggaggagctgaggagaaaCGCAGAAGCCAGTCCTGTTAACGTGGAGGCAGCTTCAGAGAAGCAGTACACCATCTACATACCCACTGCTGGGAACCAGTTcact GTTCTGAACGGCTCCTTCTCCCTCGAGCTTGTCAGCGAAAAGTACTGGAAGGTGAACAAACCCATGGAGCTCTACTTTGCTCCAACTAAAGAACacaagtag